One window of Deltaproteobacteria bacterium genomic DNA carries:
- a CDS encoding glycosyltransferase family 2 protein produces MKLSIVVPVYNEQNTLEEIMRRIQATPYDKEIIVVDDASTDNSREILDRLAQTSNNLKIFYHQRNQGKGAALRTGFAQVSGDVVIIQDADLEYNPSDYPVLLEPIEKGLADVVFGSRLIGAAPHRVLFFWHYLGNRVVTTLSNMFTNLNLSDMETGYKAFKAEIIKDIQIKSNRFGVEPELTAKVAKKRCRIYEVPISYDGRDYDHGKKITWRDGIAALFHIIRFRWWD; encoded by the coding sequence ATGAAACTAAGCATTGTGGTCCCGGTCTATAATGAGCAGAATACCTTAGAAGAGATTATGCGGCGCATCCAGGCAACCCCCTACGATAAAGAGATCATCGTGGTGGACGATGCCTCCACCGATAATTCTCGGGAGATTCTGGACCGGCTGGCTCAGACCTCTAATAACCTGAAAATATTTTATCATCAACGGAATCAGGGTAAAGGCGCGGCGCTGCGCACCGGCTTTGCTCAAGTAAGCGGGGACGTGGTGATAATTCAAGACGCCGACCTGGAGTATAACCCCAGTGATTACCCGGTGTTGCTGGAGCCGATTGAAAAGGGTTTAGCCGACGTGGTGTTTGGCAGCCGGCTGATCGGGGCCGCTCCCCACCGGGTGTTATTTTTCTGGCATTATCTGGGTAACCGAGTGGTTACCACCCTCTCCAATATGTTCACCAATCTCAATCTGAGTGACATGGAGACCGGTTACAAGGCCTTCAAGGCGGAGATCATCAAGGACATCCAGATCAAGTCCAACCGTTTCGGGGTGGAACCAGAGTTGACCGCCAAGGTCGCCAAAAAACGCTGCCGGATTTACGAGGTGCCGATCTCTTATGACGGCCGGGATTACGACCACGGCAAAAAGATTACCTGGCGGGATGGCATCGCGGCGTTGTTCCATATCATTAGGTTTCGCTGGTGGGATTAG
- a CDS encoding TolC family protein produces MSQSYQCMLALVCSVLIALAGSVRAAETELPRSPLNLEEALNLAWKKNASLKVSRLEQLIAGQEVVRARSGYLPKVDARTTHTFYDDPVKFRGMEIGGPGGTFTFSMTDRNFWSNRITVDQTIYDFGATGSRYRQSVLGEEIARLNTGNTRDEIFFQVAQLYFQVLRAEKLVIVARQEVVQLQEHLKVAQDLYEFGLVTFNDVLQAQVALADARQQLIRAQNTVVNTRAAFNKLLDLPVDHPTRLQEESGITLPTWNQQEATELALGQRSDLKAANRRVLQGEKGVTKARAGYYPRLFAQAGHIYEQNDLTVHDSQYFAILGLQWNLFSGLDTRAQVAQAHQRLQQLLVQRQDLAEQVKLEVQTAYLALKETAERIGVTKDAVAQGEENLRLNQERYKEQVGTATDVIDAQTLLTRARVNYFNAIFDHQIAKAQMLRAMGRINGLAANDDLTANGQKHGRKRTDQ; encoded by the coding sequence ATGAGTCAGTCTTATCAATGCATGTTGGCCCTGGTCTGTTCGGTACTGATTGCTCTGGCCGGTTCGGTCCGGGCCGCAGAGACCGAATTGCCGCGGTCACCACTAAATCTGGAAGAGGCGCTCAACCTGGCCTGGAAGAAAAATGCCAGTCTGAAGGTCAGCCGGCTGGAGCAACTGATCGCCGGGCAGGAGGTGGTGCGGGCCCGTTCCGGGTATTTACCTAAAGTCGATGCCCGGACGACCCATACCTTTTACGATGATCCGGTTAAATTTCGGGGTATGGAGATCGGCGGCCCCGGCGGCACCTTTACCTTTTCCATGACCGACCGAAACTTCTGGTCTAATCGGATAACCGTTGATCAGACCATCTATGATTTCGGGGCAACGGGTTCGCGTTATCGCCAGTCAGTACTAGGAGAGGAAATCGCCCGGTTGAACACCGGCAATACCCGGGATGAAATCTTTTTCCAGGTGGCCCAGCTCTATTTCCAAGTACTGAGGGCTGAAAAGCTGGTAATCGTAGCCCGACAAGAAGTGGTGCAGCTTCAGGAGCACCTCAAGGTGGCCCAGGATCTCTATGAATTCGGGTTAGTCACCTTCAATGATGTTCTTCAGGCCCAGGTGGCTTTGGCCGATGCCCGGCAACAATTGATCCGCGCCCAAAATACGGTGGTTAATACTCGGGCCGCGTTCAATAAACTTTTGGATCTGCCGGTAGATCATCCTACCCGGCTTCAGGAAGAGAGCGGCATAACTCTGCCGACCTGGAATCAGCAGGAAGCCACCGAACTGGCCCTGGGACAGCGCAGTGATCTCAAAGCTGCCAATCGCCGGGTATTGCAAGGGGAAAAAGGGGTGACCAAGGCTCGGGCGGGTTATTACCCCCGGCTTTTTGCCCAGGCCGGCCATATCTATGAGCAAAATGATCTGACTGTCCATGATAGTCAATATTTTGCCATCTTGGGATTGCAATGGAATCTGTTCTCCGGACTGGATACCCGCGCCCAGGTAGCTCAGGCCCACCAGCGACTGCAGCAACTGCTGGTCCAGAGGCAGGATCTGGCTGAACAGGTGAAATTGGAGGTACAAACCGCTTACCTGGCCCTCAAGGAGACCGCCGAGCGCATTGGGGTAACCAAAGATGCCGTGGCCCAGGGCGAGGAAAACCTGCGTCTCAACCAGGAACGCTATAAGGAACAAGTAGGCACAGCTACCGACGTGATTGACGCTCAGACCTTGCTGACTCGTGCCAGGGTTAATTATTTTAATGCCATTTTTGACCATCAGATAGCCAAGGCCCAGATGTTACGGGCTATGGGGCGCATTAATGGTTTGGCGGCCAACGATGACTTGACCGCTAACGGCCAAAAACATGGTAGAAAAAGAACCGACCAGTAA
- a CDS encoding TetR/AcrR family transcriptional regulator, giving the protein MKFPKNASKKQVLGEFRTVAIIAAAKQVIAAKGFAATTMDEIAEAAQIAKGTIYLYFKSKDDLFQAVIFSIMKNLVAQVQEIRASFRPPREKIHQILKVMLENLEAEQAFFRVYVSEFPCLLPRPADGTTTVIDLDQDFVAAIAAVLAEGMQTGDFISQEPRKVAYVLRGMTRALAIHKMVEPSSQSLLESLPLLSNLVLQGLAPTLEKPESGHQRPK; this is encoded by the coding sequence ATGAAGTTTCCCAAAAATGCCTCTAAAAAACAGGTCTTGGGAGAATTTCGAACAGTGGCCATCATCGCCGCGGCCAAACAGGTGATTGCTGCCAAAGGTTTTGCCGCCACCACCATGGATGAAATTGCCGAGGCCGCGCAGATCGCCAAAGGGACTATTTACCTCTATTTCAAGAGTAAGGATGATCTCTTTCAGGCAGTAATTTTCAGTATCATGAAGAATTTGGTCGCCCAAGTACAAGAGATCCGAGCGAGCTTCAGACCGCCGCGGGAAAAAATTCACCAAATTCTTAAAGTTATGTTGGAAAACCTGGAAGCCGAGCAGGCGTTTTTTCGGGTTTACGTCAGTGAATTTCCCTGTCTGCTGCCGCGCCCGGCCGACGGCACCACTACCGTCATTGATCTCGACCAGGACTTTGTGGCGGCTATTGCTGCGGTGCTGGCGGAAGGAATGCAGACCGGAGATTTTATTTCCCAAGAGCCTCGTAAGGTAGCCTATGTGCTGCGCGGTATGACCCGGGCGCTGGCGATCCATAAGATGGTCGAGCCTTCCTCCCAGTCACTGCTGGAGTCTTTGCCCTTGCTCTCCAATCTGGTCCTGCAGGGTCTGGCCCCAACCCTGGAGAAGCCAGAGTCTGGCCACCAGAGGCCGAAATGA